The following are encoded together in the Erpetoichthys calabaricus chromosome 16, fErpCal1.3, whole genome shotgun sequence genome:
- the LOC127526042 gene encoding zinc finger BED domain-containing protein 4-like, producing MLQTWGIPKTSVHVVLRDNAKNMIKAMNDAGLPSLPCVAHTLQLAVHEGLLAQRSIADAIAVGRKIVGHFKHSALAYSRLEDIQGQLNQPIKRLQQDVQTRWNSTYYMLQSLIEQKRVLGVYVSEHELPDYLTAHQWALMEKTVAILSPFEELTKKVSSYDALASDVIPAVTVLVRLLNRETDEDHGVKTMKATLLAAVKKRFSDVETNPLYFISTILDPRYKDRFFSNNTAPEAKLHLKQELQMMSRAEAEGSRAEAAEPPAKLFLKAQASTSSSLDTVFEEIAKEQPQAAQPLAAGAAIELDTYLGEAPSPREDSPLKYWGVNKIRFPTLAKMAQKYLSAPCSSVESERLFSSVSHIIDENRNRLTADNAEKLRFLKKNLPLTFSK from the exons atgctccagacatggggtatacctaaaacatcagtacatgttgtgcttcgtgacaatgccaaaaacatgattaaagccATGAATGACGCAGGGCTCCCAAGTCTGCCGTGTGTTGCGCACACGCTCCAACTGGCTGTTCACGAGGGCTTATTAGCACAAAGGAGCATAGCTGATGCTATAGCAGTGGGGCGGAAAATAGTTGGGCATTTTAAACATTCCGCCTTAGCCTACTCCCGCCTCGAGGACATTCAGGGACAGCTCAACCAGCCAATAAAGAGACTGCAGCAGGACGTACAGACGCGCTGGAACAGCACGTATTACATGCTCCAGTCCCTCATTGAGCAAAAGCGAGTGCTGGGGGTGTATGTGTCCGAGCATGAACTCCCTGACTATCTCACCGCTCACCAATGGGCTCTTATGGAGAAGACTGTTGCCATCCTCTCCCCCTTTGAGGAACTAACAAAAAAAGTGAGCAGCTACGACGCACTAGCCTCTGATGTCATCCCAGCTGTGACTGTGCTAGTGAGACttctaaacagagaaacagaCGAGGACCACGGCGTCAAGACAATGAAAGCAACCTTACTGGCAGCTGTCAAGAAGCGCTTCAGTGACGTCGAGACCAACCCACTGTACTTCATCTCCACCATACTTGACCCAAG GTATAAAGATCGCTTCTTCTCCAACAACACTGCTCCGGAGGCCAAGCTGCACCTGAAGCAGGAGCTGCAGATGATGTCCAGAGCTGAGGCAGAGGGGAGTCGGGCAGAAGCTGCAGAACCCCCTGCTAAACTGTTCCTCAAGGCCCAGGCCAGCACTAGCAGCAGTCTGGacactgtatttgaagaaatcGCTAAGGAGCAGCCCCAGGCAGCACAGCCGCTGGCAGCAGGTGCTGCCATTGAGCTCGACACATACCTCGGAGAGGCCCCAAGCCCTCGTGAAGACAGTCCTCTGAAGTACTGGGGTGTCAACAAAATCAGGTTCCCCACTTTGGCTAAAATGGCCCAGAAATACCTCTCAGCCCCATGTAGCAGTGTGGAAAGTGAAAGGCTTTTTAGCTCAGTGTCACACATTatagatgaaaacagaaacaggCTGACTGCTGATAATGCAGAAAAGCTacgtttcttaaaaaaaaacctgccacTCACTTTTTCTAAATAG